Proteins found in one Oribacterium sp. oral taxon 102 genomic segment:
- a CDS encoding CaiB/BaiF CoA transferase family protein, which yields MSKPLEGVKVIELANFIAAASAGRFMADLGADVIKIEAPKGDPLRYTAPSEGRPLDWLENTTWELENANKRCASLNMKTPEGMEAFHKLLASADVLITNWRVQALQKLNLDYESLKERYPKLVYAICTGYGEKGPDRDLPGFDFTAFFARGGYLHSLHQASDRPQNVVPGLGDHNVGMNLAAGILAALYHAKLTGEGEKVETSLFETAIYNMGMMVQASNYDGAARNYPIDARNAPTPTNNCFKTKDGRYIQLCTPDYNMYYERVMRAIGREDLIGNEVYFPILTCQQNGKTQEVYDIVMAEFAKYDAAEMERRLTENDIAFGLAQSWNEILQDKQAEANDCFYDMTFRSGNTRRLVRLPVKFENMGTPEYHRGPDVGEHGREVLKEIGYTDEQVDAMLASQALYIREQK from the coding sequence ATGAGTAAACCGTTGGAGGGAGTTAAGGTCATCGAGCTGGCCAATTTCATTGCCGCTGCATCTGCAGGACGTTTCATGGCAGATCTGGGCGCGGATGTAATCAAGATTGAGGCGCCGAAGGGCGATCCGCTCCGCTATACCGCCCCTTCTGAGGGAAGACCTCTGGACTGGCTGGAGAATACCACCTGGGAGCTGGAAAATGCCAATAAGAGATGTGCTTCTCTGAATATGAAGACACCGGAGGGAATGGAGGCATTCCATAAGCTTCTGGCCTCTGCGGACGTGCTGATCACCAACTGGAGAGTGCAGGCGCTGCAGAAGCTCAACCTGGACTATGAAAGCCTGAAGGAAAGGTATCCTAAGCTGGTTTACGCGATCTGTACAGGCTACGGCGAGAAGGGACCGGACAGGGATCTTCCGGGCTTCGATTTCACTGCCTTCTTTGCCCGCGGCGGATATCTCCATTCTCTTCATCAGGCTTCTGACAGACCGCAGAATGTCGTTCCCGGACTGGGAGATCATAATGTGGGAATGAATCTGGCAGCCGGTATCCTGGCAGCACTGTATCATGCGAAGCTGACGGGAGAGGGAGAAAAGGTAGAAACCTCGCTCTTTGAGACCGCCATTTACAACATGGGAATGATGGTGCAGGCCTCCAATTATGACGGTGCGGCAAGGAACTATCCCATCGATGCCAGAAATGCGCCCACACCGACCAACAACTGCTTCAAAACCAAGGACGGAAGGTACATCCAGCTCTGTACGCCGGATTACAATATGTACTATGAGAGGGTAATGCGTGCCATCGGCAGAGAGGACCTGATCGGGAATGAGGTCTACTTCCCCATCCTGACCTGCCAGCAGAATGGAAAAACGCAGGAGGTCTACGATATCGTCATGGCGGAGTTTGCCAAGTATGATGCCGCGGAGATGGAACGGAGACTGACAGAGAACGACATTGCCTTTGGACTCGCGCAGAGCTGGAATGAGATTCTGCAGGATAAGCAGGCGGAGGCCAACGACTGCTTCTATGACATGACCTTCCGCAGCGGAAACACCAGAAGACTGGTCAGACTTCCGGTAAAGTTCGAAAACATGGGGACACCGGAATATCACCGCGGACCGGATGTGGGAGAGCATGGAAGAGAAGTTCTGAAGGAGATCGGGTATACGGACGAGCAGGTAGATGCAATGCTCGCCAGCCAGGCATTGTATATTCGGGAACAGAAGTAA
- a CDS encoding YkvI family membrane protein, whose product MDNKKKGLPVFVGVACVWMGTHFGPGVASGTQVNSFYTQYGLFGVGCSILAMCLLGYALYCSMEFSRLYKTYDYKAWGSTLTGIQWIGVLYDISFIVTIFTALGGSLNAVGSLFSKLLGLNYWVGVLAVVICTMLLCAFGSELVRRSSSYMMFVVLGILALIVIIVLLFGEADFSGSVANAAANLPNSGSLLTAVWNAVLYASFQATVVGNISSVADGLTKRSESKKAAITGIAGNAIMLVVLSLLLFSYTNVSGFESGSIIKEALPIYAILDRMHFQWLTVLYVATVFVAVLSTAVGFSFGGLSRFSKIYNKTGTKSTMKNMIFIGALLLMCCFASIFGILKLVSTGYRILGYINLPIFILTAIIIGRRKISKGYLKEHHVEAPGVDE is encoded by the coding sequence ATGGATAACAAAAAGAAAGGCTTGCCCGTATTTGTCGGGGTAGCGTGCGTATGGATGGGGACGCATTTCGGCCCCGGTGTCGCCAGCGGAACACAGGTGAATTCCTTTTACACGCAGTATGGACTGTTCGGCGTAGGGTGTTCGATTCTGGCGATGTGCCTTCTGGGCTATGCGCTGTACTGCTCCATGGAGTTTTCCAGACTCTACAAGACCTACGACTACAAGGCATGGGGCTCTACGCTGACAGGCATTCAGTGGATCGGCGTGCTCTATGACATTTCCTTCATTGTCACGATCTTCACCGCACTCGGCGGCTCGCTGAACGCAGTGGGAAGTCTGTTCTCCAAGCTGCTGGGACTCAACTACTGGGTAGGCGTGCTTGCAGTCGTGATCTGCACCATGCTGCTCTGCGCCTTCGGCTCGGAGCTGGTGAGACGCTCCTCCTCCTACATGATGTTCGTGGTACTGGGGATTCTGGCGCTGATCGTCATCATTGTTCTGCTGTTCGGCGAGGCGGACTTCAGCGGCTCAGTCGCAAACGCCGCTGCGAATCTGCCGAATTCCGGAAGCCTTCTGACGGCGGTATGGAACGCGGTCCTCTACGCTTCCTTCCAGGCTACGGTAGTGGGAAATATCTCCTCTGTGGCGGACGGTCTGACGAAGAGATCCGAGTCCAAAAAGGCAGCCATTACCGGCATCGCCGGCAATGCGATCATGCTGGTGGTACTGTCGCTTTTGCTGTTCTCCTACACCAATGTTTCCGGCTTTGAGAGCGGTTCCATCATCAAGGAGGCGCTGCCGATCTATGCGATTCTGGACAGAATGCATTTCCAGTGGCTGACCGTTTTGTATGTGGCTACCGTGTTTGTGGCGGTATTGAGTACGGCAGTCGGCTTCAGCTTCGGCGGACTGTCCCGCTTCAGCAAGATTTACAACAAGACCGGGACGAAGAGCACCATGAAGAATATGATTTTCATCGGCGCACTGCTCTTGATGTGCTGCTTCGCATCAATCTTCGGCATCCTGAAGCTGGTGTCAACCGGCTACAGAATTCTGGGCTATATCAATCTGCCGATCTTCATTCTGACCGCGATTATCATCGGAAGAAGAAAGATCAGCAAGGGTTACCTGAAGGAGCATCATGTCGAGGCTCCGGGGGTTGACGAGTAA